From the Rhodopirellula halodulae genome, one window contains:
- a CDS encoding transglutaminase-like domain-containing protein gives MKRTEKSMQRRSCLRALTGAFALGCVSATESFLFGQDAEEAVAPPAAPMDLTKPQATRWQVGVNIDTPVTFTSGIATFPVFMDWPEQTVAVTNRLVEGRVGNVAVRDLPGAKQVVCTIPRLTSGGSVRVEFEMEVVRQPIVAPEDTSDLVIPARMPREMRAYMGNSPMIDASHPSIRNLSRELANDAPENAWEKVRHLYDVVREKVRYQEGPIREASDALKTGVGDCEDMTSLFVALCRNAGIPARMVWIPGHCYPEFYLEPREATAARGELAGQWYPCQAAGTEQFGGMLESRPVLQKGDRFRVPEQRTPVRYVAEFFRCDRQGSKAPRVEFVRKPV, from the coding sequence ATGAAACGAACTGAAAAATCAATGCAGCGTCGATCTTGTTTGCGTGCTCTCACCGGAGCGTTTGCACTGGGGTGCGTCTCCGCCACCGAGTCGTTCTTGTTTGGGCAGGACGCGGAAGAAGCGGTTGCTCCGCCAGCGGCTCCGATGGATCTGACCAAGCCTCAAGCGACTCGTTGGCAGGTGGGTGTGAACATCGATACCCCGGTGACATTCACATCGGGGATTGCGACCTTCCCCGTATTCATGGATTGGCCCGAGCAAACCGTCGCGGTGACCAACCGATTGGTCGAGGGCCGGGTTGGCAACGTTGCGGTTCGTGACTTGCCAGGAGCCAAGCAAGTTGTTTGCACGATCCCTCGACTGACCAGCGGCGGGTCCGTGCGAGTCGAGTTTGAAATGGAGGTTGTGCGGCAGCCGATCGTCGCACCCGAGGACACGAGTGACTTGGTCATCCCAGCTCGGATGCCTCGGGAGATGCGAGCTTACATGGGCAACAGTCCCATGATCGATGCGTCGCACCCATCCATTCGAAATCTGTCTCGCGAGTTGGCAAACGATGCACCGGAGAACGCTTGGGAAAAGGTTCGGCATCTTTACGATGTGGTTCGCGAAAAAGTGAGATACCAAGAAGGGCCGATTCGCGAAGCTTCGGACGCATTGAAGACGGGCGTTGGCGACTGCGAAGACATGACCAGTTTGTTTGTCGCGTTGTGTCGGAACGCGGGGATCCCAGCTCGCATGGTATGGATTCCGGGGCACTGCTATCCCGAGTTCTATTTGGAACCTCGCGAGGCGACGGCGGCTCGCGGTGAATTGGCGGGGCAATGGTACCCGTGCCAAGCGGCGGGGACCGAGCAGTTCGGAGGGATGTTGGAATCTCGGCCCGTGCTGCAAAAGGGCGACCGGTTCCGCGTGCCGGAACAGCGGACACCGGTGCGTTACGTCGCGGAGTTCTTTCGATGCGACCGACAAGGATCCAAGGCGCCTCGCGTTGAGTTCGTGCGAAAGCCCGTGTGA
- a CDS encoding ATP-binding response regulator has product MSDRVLIIESDADARDELVRILEDDSFEVVSANTCDQSLEHLSVDTFDLIITELPQCKSMSGSSSPSSDAGTAAIRWVEQLRALAPRVPIILITREGAEPVAGEALMRGAATYIPLHLASEGLVETVEQVLKVSRSASQATDIDQCVSRIKLELVLPSHEQLVPAVIARLEHELEQLHLFDEMTWTQIAMALDEAILNAMIHGNLEVESALREVDDGKAYQEKIARHRETSPYAERRTYVTLTATRSQAVFVIRDQGPGYDVSALPDPTDPANLESIGGRGLLLISAFMDEIHHNEIGNELTMIKRKRSGVVAT; this is encoded by the coding sequence GTGAGTGATCGCGTTCTGATTATCGAATCCGATGCGGATGCACGCGACGAATTGGTGCGCATTCTCGAGGACGATTCTTTCGAAGTCGTTTCGGCGAACACTTGCGACCAGTCGCTCGAGCATTTGTCAGTCGACACATTCGATTTGATCATCACCGAGCTTCCTCAGTGCAAATCGATGAGCGGTTCCAGCTCGCCCTCCAGCGACGCCGGCACCGCTGCGATCCGATGGGTCGAACAATTGCGAGCCCTCGCCCCTCGCGTTCCAATCATCTTGATCACACGCGAGGGAGCCGAACCCGTTGCCGGCGAAGCGTTGATGCGTGGCGCGGCGACCTACATTCCACTGCATTTGGCCAGTGAAGGTTTGGTCGAAACGGTCGAGCAAGTCCTCAAGGTCAGCCGATCAGCATCGCAAGCCACTGACATCGACCAGTGCGTTTCGCGAATCAAGCTGGAACTGGTTTTGCCCAGTCACGAGCAACTCGTTCCCGCGGTGATCGCGCGACTGGAACATGAACTCGAACAACTTCATTTGTTCGACGAGATGACCTGGACGCAAATCGCGATGGCACTCGACGAAGCCATCTTGAACGCGATGATCCACGGCAACTTGGAGGTCGAATCGGCACTTCGCGAAGTCGACGACGGCAAAGCCTACCAGGAAAAGATCGCTCGCCACCGCGAAACGTCTCCTTACGCGGAACGACGGACCTACGTCACTTTGACCGCAACTCGAAGCCAAGCCGTGTTTGTGATCCGAGACCAAGGTCCGGGTTACGACGTGTCGGCATTGCCCGATCCAACCGATCCCGCCAACCTGGAATCGATCGGCGGCCGGGGACTGCTTTTGATCAGCGCGTTCATGGACGAGATTCATCACAACGAAATTGGGAACGAGCTGACGATGATCAAACGCAAACGTTCCGGCGTCGTTGCCACCTGA
- a CDS encoding ferritin-like domain-containing protein encodes MASEALINQLNEILKHEWTGVAQYSQASFIIEGVWREVYADKFLGDAKESFGHAQLVGEKIVALGGVPVATRNEIKQSKNLVEVLEFSRDFEAKAVEMYTKAIELAEPTRSLVVFLEDILKEEQEGVDEYTKLLRDTPASHASMSGEPVRKSG; translated from the coding sequence ATGGCTAGCGAAGCATTGATCAATCAGTTGAACGAGATCCTGAAGCACGAGTGGACCGGCGTGGCTCAGTACTCCCAAGCGTCCTTCATCATCGAAGGTGTGTGGCGTGAAGTTTACGCCGACAAGTTCTTGGGCGACGCGAAGGAGTCCTTCGGTCACGCTCAATTGGTCGGCGAGAAAATCGTCGCGTTGGGCGGCGTGCCCGTTGCGACTCGCAACGAGATCAAACAAAGCAAGAATCTCGTCGAAGTGCTCGAGTTCAGCCGCGACTTCGAGGCGAAGGCGGTCGAGATGTACACCAAAGCGATCGAGTTGGCCGAGCCCACGCGCAGCTTGGTCGTCTTCTTGGAAGACATCCTGAAAGAAGAACAGGAAGGCGTGGATGAGTACACGAAGTTGCTCCGCGACACGCCCGCTTCGCACGCGTCGATGAGCGGCGAACCTGTCCGCAAGTCGGGCTGA
- a CDS encoding helix-turn-helix transcriptional regulator yields MARNEQLIRQHKLLQLLEDSRFGRTLDELRGDLILDLGLSTLHTRTVRRDLEALQGAGYDIQNEVLDRGRIYRLGRNHTAVHEIAFSATELIALSIGRELLYPLMGTQYWQGIETFWNKVQEAIPEGVYEHYQRYRKVLYVSGTPSKTYEAQSGMLKTINRAILEHRVVEIKYKPVGREASLRQIEPYGLAVHQNSIYVVAAAPEVTDESERLRNWKLDRFTQATVTDDYFKPDPKINLNEFLGKSIGIFSGDSSTQVKIRLGNRSASYLREDPWHPEQTLEPESTADSSSDFILTVPASHPRELLPKVLALGSDAEVLEPAEYREAVADVVKKLSQAYDE; encoded by the coding sequence GTGGCACGCAACGAACAACTGATTCGCCAACACAAGCTTCTGCAACTGCTGGAAGATTCTCGCTTCGGCCGAACCCTGGACGAACTTCGCGGGGATCTGATTCTCGATCTGGGGCTGTCCACCTTGCATACCCGCACGGTGCGACGAGACCTGGAAGCACTGCAGGGCGCCGGCTATGACATCCAAAACGAAGTCCTGGACCGTGGTCGCATCTATCGCCTGGGCCGCAACCACACTGCGGTTCACGAGATCGCATTCTCAGCCACCGAGCTGATCGCGCTGTCGATTGGCCGTGAACTGCTTTACCCGCTGATGGGCACCCAGTACTGGCAAGGCATCGAGACGTTCTGGAACAAGGTCCAAGAAGCAATCCCCGAAGGCGTCTACGAGCACTACCAACGCTATCGCAAAGTCCTGTACGTCTCTGGCACCCCCAGCAAGACCTACGAAGCCCAATCGGGAATGCTGAAGACCATCAACCGCGCGATCCTGGAACATCGCGTCGTCGAAATCAAATACAAACCGGTCGGCCGAGAAGCATCGCTTCGACAAATTGAACCGTATGGTTTGGCGGTTCACCAAAACAGCATCTACGTCGTCGCCGCGGCACCGGAAGTCACCGACGAATCCGAACGTTTGCGCAATTGGAAACTGGATCGCTTCACGCAAGCCACCGTGACGGACGACTACTTCAAACCCGATCCAAAGATCAACCTGAACGAGTTCCTCGGAAAGAGCATCGGCATCTTTTCAGGAGACAGCAGCACGCAAGTCAAGATCCGGCTGGGCAACCGATCGGCCTCGTACCTTCGTGAAGATCCCTGGCACCCCGAACAAACGCTGGAACCTGAATCAACCGCCGACTCATCCAGCGATTTCATCCTGACGGTGCCCGCCTCGCATCCTCGCGAATTGCTTCCGAAGGTATTGGCGCTCGGAAGTGACGCGGAAGTCTTGGAACCCGCCGAATACCGCGAAGCCGTCGCGGATGTGGTCAAGAAACTGTCGCAAGCATACGACGAGTAG
- a CDS encoding HD-GYP domain-containing protein codes for MTASTTQPISDVDPLHASVMASVCVAERAATEAANVESDPAEAIQRVNRTLVHDIEQLSISLSDKFEEIRLIHDLTAKLELESNAEEVVLDMLHQLAVCVPSKTFIVELAPADTDCLDGEPDRLLVGEDLSTSEIESTVAAAWRHVAKTDGIVRDITIVNQSSEPRLENIRVMILPIHRGGTHLGRMITIRSTSQPEFTTVDIDLVRSVLMMLSMHLVNQRQYIEMQSMLEGMVRSLASALDAKDAYTCGHSSRVADLAVALSRRLGMTEQDSDSLQLAGILHDIGKIGVDDSVLKKPGALTDEEFDQIKLHPVLGYEILKGIRPFRHILPAVRHHHESWDGRGYPDGLAGNNIPRSAQILAVADSFDAMVSDRPYRRGMPLDKVRKIFREGRGKQWAADVVDALLSNEDLMIRFAESYQSQPETESAACS; via the coding sequence ATGACCGCTTCAACAACTCAGCCGATTTCCGACGTCGACCCGCTGCATGCCAGTGTCATGGCCAGCGTCTGCGTCGCCGAACGCGCGGCAACTGAAGCCGCCAATGTCGAGAGCGATCCCGCCGAGGCGATCCAGCGTGTGAACCGAACCTTGGTTCACGACATCGAGCAACTGTCGATCTCCCTGTCGGACAAGTTCGAAGAGATCAGACTGATCCACGACTTGACCGCCAAGCTGGAATTGGAAAGCAACGCGGAAGAAGTCGTGTTGGACATGCTGCACCAATTGGCAGTGTGCGTCCCATCCAAAACATTCATTGTTGAACTTGCACCGGCAGACACAGACTGCTTGGACGGCGAACCCGATCGCTTGTTGGTCGGCGAAGACCTTTCCACCAGCGAGATTGAATCCACCGTCGCGGCAGCTTGGCGACACGTGGCCAAGACCGACGGCATCGTTCGCGACATCACCATCGTGAACCAGAGCAGCGAACCAAGGCTCGAGAACATCCGAGTCATGATCCTGCCGATTCATCGCGGCGGAACTCACCTCGGCCGAATGATCACGATCCGCTCGACCAGCCAACCTGAATTCACGACCGTCGACATTGATCTCGTGCGTTCCGTGTTGATGATGCTCTCGATGCATTTGGTCAATCAACGCCAATACATCGAAATGCAAAGCATGCTCGAGGGCATGGTCCGATCATTGGCTTCGGCTCTGGATGCAAAAGACGCTTACACCTGCGGACACAGTTCACGCGTGGCCGATTTGGCGGTGGCGTTGTCGCGGCGATTGGGCATGACCGAGCAAGACTCCGACTCGCTACAACTCGCTGGCATCTTGCATGACATCGGCAAAATTGGCGTGGATGACTCGGTGCTGAAAAAGCCCGGTGCACTGACCGACGAAGAGTTCGACCAAATCAAACTTCACCCGGTGCTGGGTTACGAAATCCTGAAAGGGATTCGCCCCTTCCGTCATATCCTGCCGGCGGTTCGTCACCACCATGAATCATGGGACGGCCGCGGGTACCCGGACGGATTGGCGGGCAACAACATCCCTCGCTCAGCACAGATCTTGGCCGTCGCCGATTCGTTTGACGCGATGGTCAGCGACCGCCCTTACCGACGCGGCATGCCTCTTGATAAGGTACGCAAAATCTTTCGCGAAGGGCGCGGCAAACAGTGGGCCGCCGATGTGGTGGACGCGCTGCTCAGCAATGAAGACCTCATGATTCGTTTCGCGGAGAGCTATCAGTCTCAACCGGAAACCGAATCCGCCGCATGTTCCTAA
- a CDS encoding COG1361 S-layer family protein, translated as MRTMEIFGKRIGYRLTGGVATILLGAFAAAQAQRSELPDDTQLAEASAPALDVPSWQSEMLAPIAAPQFDSSSDPTPTNEPSVIQQVGFDDETFVSQPVDMASHSESVSDPGAGPSSFSMPEPGSQPEANVADAPAPMTFGMPPMDAPADGNEPTTGGQPMAMPEADLSMPGGFEMPDMSMTMSTPAPMEATAPINEGPSADMPATDQGGPGMLGSFGEASAPSMPAAPVPGPATDAAAMTDVPVNDMRSGNALRMGDAPNMSAMPEPVGMPSAQNQENSFADQPLPNLPAPGFSNDSAPANRADYGPAADHGFGADPNQPNAFESPNQFAGMPEPTGPTSRRGAPAMNDLRSAPADMQFGANDSMNAPSAYGTPEPSSPHPAAQDLSTPNPSAPNQLPTRFASQRGLPAPGFAMGGADAGTQAQSTAFAMPGERRLEGMQTPSIVIHKEAPPEVKVGQPATFRLNVQNVGTAEAMGVRVHDTIPAGMRFNDASGNPVMQGDALMWELGNLPAGEQRVITMNLTPIEEGELGSIARVTFEAAASVRTRSTRPELKVVQHAPTQVLIGQQLEIELEVSNVGSGAATNVVLREDVPQGMDHPGGRELDSYLNTLRPGEVRHEVLRMRATAPGVIRNTVQLVSDDAEPTQHTVEVEVVAPEIDIRLTGPGRRFLERQATYEVELLNRGTAPATNVEIIARLDRGFTFVSTENAGYYDPNRHAVLWSLASLPPGKPAKVPLTLLPVEEGEQAIQLEASADLDTRATSENTVRVESQAELTFAISDLADPIEQGAETTYEIRVQNTGSRNDSNVQVRLMVPRGMEVVGADADVRPDGQGGMMFAPENELPAGSELTYRIRVRGLAAETHVVKAIVTSDQSPKPVTKEESTMVYADR; from the coding sequence ATGCGAACGATGGAAATTTTCGGCAAACGAATTGGCTACCGGCTAACAGGCGGAGTCGCGACAATCTTGTTGGGTGCTTTTGCCGCAGCCCAAGCCCAACGCAGCGAACTGCCGGACGACACCCAACTGGCCGAGGCCTCCGCACCCGCGCTCGACGTCCCGAGCTGGCAATCGGAAATGCTGGCCCCCATCGCCGCGCCCCAATTCGATAGTTCATCGGACCCAACGCCGACGAACGAACCGAGCGTGATCCAGCAAGTCGGATTCGATGACGAGACCTTTGTCTCTCAACCGGTCGACATGGCGTCTCATAGCGAATCGGTTTCCGACCCCGGCGCCGGTCCTTCGTCATTCTCGATGCCCGAACCTGGATCCCAGCCCGAAGCCAACGTGGCGGACGCTCCGGCACCCATGACTTTCGGCATGCCTCCCATGGACGCGCCCGCGGATGGGAACGAGCCCACAACCGGAGGCCAACCCATGGCAATGCCAGAAGCTGATCTATCGATGCCCGGCGGCTTCGAAATGCCTGACATGAGCATGACCATGTCAACGCCCGCCCCGATGGAGGCCACCGCACCGATCAACGAAGGACCTTCCGCGGACATGCCAGCGACCGACCAAGGCGGACCTGGAATGCTCGGCAGCTTCGGCGAAGCCAGTGCACCATCGATGCCCGCTGCTCCGGTCCCTGGCCCAGCCACTGACGCTGCGGCGATGACCGACGTTCCCGTCAACGACATGCGTTCGGGCAACGCCCTACGAATGGGCGATGCTCCCAACATGTCCGCCATGCCAGAGCCTGTTGGGATGCCTTCGGCACAAAACCAAGAAAACTCTTTCGCCGACCAACCACTTCCAAACCTGCCCGCTCCCGGATTCTCAAACGATTCCGCTCCCGCCAACCGCGCGGACTACGGACCAGCAGCGGATCATGGTTTTGGCGCAGATCCCAACCAGCCAAACGCTTTCGAATCACCCAATCAGTTCGCCGGCATGCCGGAACCCACCGGCCCGACCAGCCGACGTGGTGCTCCCGCCATGAACGACCTGCGATCGGCACCAGCCGACATGCAGTTTGGTGCAAACGACTCGATGAACGCACCTTCCGCCTACGGCACGCCCGAACCAAGTTCGCCTCACCCCGCCGCTCAAGACCTATCGACGCCCAACCCATCGGCGCCGAACCAGTTGCCAACTCGTTTCGCCAGCCAACGTGGACTGCCCGCACCCGGTTTCGCCATGGGTGGAGCCGACGCGGGCACACAAGCTCAATCAACCGCATTCGCGATGCCCGGCGAACGACGATTGGAAGGAATGCAAACACCAAGCATCGTCATTCACAAAGAAGCTCCGCCGGAGGTCAAAGTCGGCCAACCCGCGACGTTCCGCCTGAATGTTCAAAACGTTGGCACCGCCGAAGCCATGGGTGTGCGAGTCCACGACACGATTCCCGCTGGCATGCGATTCAATGACGCATCAGGCAATCCCGTGATGCAAGGCGATGCCTTGATGTGGGAACTTGGCAATCTGCCCGCCGGCGAGCAACGCGTGATCACGATGAACCTGACACCGATCGAAGAAGGCGAACTCGGCAGCATCGCGCGAGTGACTTTCGAAGCGGCCGCGTCCGTTCGCACTCGCAGCACCCGACCTGAACTGAAAGTGGTGCAGCACGCACCGACTCAAGTTTTGATCGGACAACAGCTCGAAATCGAATTGGAAGTTTCCAACGTTGGATCGGGTGCCGCAACAAACGTTGTCCTTCGCGAAGACGTCCCGCAAGGCATGGACCACCCCGGTGGCCGCGAATTGGATTCGTATTTGAATACTTTGCGTCCCGGTGAAGTTCGCCACGAAGTGCTTCGCATGCGAGCCACCGCTCCAGGCGTCATTCGCAATACCGTGCAACTCGTTTCTGACGATGCCGAGCCCACCCAACACACCGTTGAAGTGGAAGTCGTTGCACCGGAGATCGACATTCGCTTGACCGGTCCAGGTCGCCGCTTCTTGGAACGACAAGCCACCTACGAAGTGGAACTGCTGAACCGTGGAACCGCCCCGGCCACCAATGTCGAAATCATCGCACGCTTGGATCGCGGGTTCACCTTCGTCAGCACCGAGAACGCTGGCTACTACGATCCCAACCGCCACGCCGTGTTGTGGTCGCTGGCTTCGCTGCCACCGGGCAAACCAGCCAAGGTGCCTTTGACACTGCTGCCAGTTGAAGAAGGTGAACAAGCCATCCAACTGGAAGCTTCCGCCGACCTGGACACTCGTGCGACCAGCGAGAACACCGTCCGAGTCGAATCGCAAGCCGAGCTGACCTTCGCCATCAGCGACTTGGCGGATCCGATCGAGCAGGGCGCCGAAACCACCTACGAGATCCGCGTCCAAAACACCGGCTCGCGAAACGACTCGAATGTACAAGTCCGTTTGATGGTGCCTCGCGGCATGGAAGTCGTCGGTGCCGACGCGGACGTTCGTCCCGACGGTCAAGGCGGCATGATGTTCGCCCCGGAAAACGAACTGCCGGCTGGCTCCGAACTGACCTATCGCATCCGCGTTCGTGGCTTGGCGGCGGAAACGCATGTCGTGAAAGCGATCGTGACCAGCGACCAATCGCCCAAACCGGTCACGAAAGAAGAATCGACCATGGTCTACGCAGATCGCTGA
- a CDS encoding arylsulfatase, whose translation MPHHQLRSLVGCLLAHALLLNSHAIAADSPFAKSPNVIVVMTDDQGYGDFSFNHNPFIRTPHLDRLASESVQLTDFHVAPMCTPTRGQLMSGLDAFRNAAINVSSGRTLLRHDLKTMADVFQESGYRTGLFGKWHLGDNYPFRPEDRGFEEALWFPSSHINSVPDHWDNDYFDDTYIHNGQRQTYSGYCTDVFFDEAIRWAKNDTQPFFAYIALNSAHWPWFVPDRYRDRVREMIGDDETLRHTMETKPAQYEDLISFLAMGINIDDNVGKLTHFLDQSGLADNTIVVFLTDNGSTFGLHYFNAGMRGKKTQLWEGGHRVPCLIRWPNKIQPAEIDDLTHVQDLLPTLADLSGCRDNLPEALDGTSLADRITGKVDSIEDRMLVINYSRMPQFKVTYTKGNPAIPRKHGAAVLWKKWRLLENRRLYHVGRDLHQDHNVAADHPEVVSKMRTHLDQWWDGVKDDVMKPERVVIGHENENPSLLTACEWLDIFVDQQVQIRRGVRKNGVWHLIVDQPGTYQFELRRWPKESGLKLDQAIPLKQVTDGTFPAGEGLPIQSGRLRIGDFDQTSPVDSSGQSITFRTQLSAGPIEMQTWMLDQDGNSICGAYYVDVHRLPNTNP comes from the coding sequence ATGCCCCACCACCAACTACGCAGTCTCGTTGGCTGCCTTCTCGCCCATGCATTGCTTCTAAATTCACATGCAATCGCGGCTGATTCGCCTTTCGCGAAATCGCCCAACGTGATTGTGGTCATGACGGATGACCAAGGCTACGGCGACTTTTCGTTCAATCACAACCCGTTCATTCGAACGCCTCACCTCGATCGTCTCGCATCAGAAAGCGTCCAGCTCACTGATTTTCATGTGGCTCCGATGTGCACCCCCACGCGCGGCCAGTTGATGTCGGGCCTGGACGCCTTTCGCAATGCCGCGATCAACGTCAGCAGTGGTCGGACACTGCTGCGTCATGATTTGAAGACGATGGCGGACGTCTTCCAAGAGTCCGGCTATCGGACTGGGCTCTTCGGCAAATGGCACCTCGGTGACAACTATCCCTTCCGTCCGGAAGACCGCGGGTTCGAAGAGGCTCTTTGGTTCCCGTCGTCACACATCAACAGCGTTCCCGATCACTGGGACAACGACTACTTCGACGACACCTACATTCACAACGGCCAACGTCAAACCTACTCGGGCTACTGCACCGACGTGTTCTTCGACGAGGCAATCCGCTGGGCAAAGAACGACACCCAACCTTTCTTCGCCTACATCGCGCTGAACTCAGCCCACTGGCCGTGGTTCGTCCCTGACCGCTATCGCGACCGCGTTCGCGAAATGATCGGCGATGACGAAACACTTCGTCACACCATGGAAACCAAACCAGCCCAATACGAAGACCTGATCAGTTTCTTGGCGATGGGGATCAACATCGATGACAACGTCGGCAAGTTGACGCATTTCCTCGACCAGTCGGGCCTGGCCGACAACACGATCGTCGTCTTTCTGACCGACAATGGCAGCACTTTTGGGTTGCACTATTTCAACGCGGGCATGAGGGGCAAGAAGACCCAATTGTGGGAAGGCGGGCACCGGGTGCCTTGTCTGATTCGCTGGCCGAACAAGATCCAACCCGCCGAGATCGACGACCTCACCCATGTTCAAGATCTCCTGCCCACACTGGCTGATCTTTCCGGTTGCCGAGACAACCTTCCGGAAGCACTTGATGGAACCAGTCTGGCCGATCGGATCACGGGCAAAGTCGACTCGATTGAAGACCGGATGTTGGTCATCAACTACAGCCGCATGCCTCAATTCAAAGTCACTTACACCAAAGGCAACCCCGCCATTCCGAGAAAACATGGCGCCGCCGTGCTATGGAAAAAATGGCGCCTGCTCGAGAATCGGCGTCTTTACCATGTTGGCAGAGACCTCCACCAGGACCACAACGTCGCCGCCGATCACCCCGAGGTCGTCAGCAAGATGCGGACTCACCTGGACCAGTGGTGGGATGGCGTGAAAGACGATGTGATGAAACCGGAACGGGTGGTGATCGGTCACGAAAACGAAAATCCAAGCCTGTTGACCGCGTGCGAATGGCTGGACATCTTCGTCGACCAACAAGTCCAGATCCGTCGCGGGGTTCGCAAGAACGGTGTTTGGCATTTGATCGTCGATCAACCCGGGACCTATCAATTCGAACTGCGACGTTGGCCCAAAGAGTCAGGTTTAAAACTTGACCAAGCCATCCCGTTGAAGCAGGTCACGGACGGAACCTTTCCCGCCGGGGAAGGACTTCCGATTCAGTCCGGACGCCTGCGAATCGGCGACTTTGATCAAACCAGCCCCGTGGATTCATCGGGCCAATCGATCACGTTCCGCACGCAGCTTAGCGCCGGACCGATCGAGATGCAGACCTGGATGCTCGATCAAGACGGCAACTCCATCTGCGGCGCCTACTACGTCGACGTTCACCGTCTTCCAAACACAAACCCCTGA
- a CDS encoding dihydroorotate dehydrogenase electron transfer subunit gives MSNLHAAYYADAMVRVDAPLIRNEAIAENTHLLRVAAPEIARTFRPGQFVMIRMTGVNAPLIGRAFAIYDVHAGADGQPESIDLVYLRKGALTLPLSEAPVGTMVTVWGPLGNGFDDRSCDRLIMAVGGIGQTPMLAAGRDAMQKGWAKNVELIYGARRASLLAGVDDFRASGFQVTTCTDDGSEGRAARVPDVLSDRLKEVRATSPDETVRVITCGPEIMMEKSAEVCQELGVDCQVSMETPMACGIGICFSCVAKVKQDDGEWDYKRTCVEGPIFDACKIVWD, from the coding sequence ATGTCCAATCTGCACGCCGCTTATTACGCCGACGCGATGGTTCGAGTCGACGCTCCGTTGATTCGCAATGAGGCCATCGCCGAGAACACTCATTTGTTGCGTGTGGCCGCGCCGGAGATTGCTCGGACGTTTCGTCCGGGGCAATTCGTGATGATTCGGATGACCGGCGTGAACGCTCCTTTGATCGGCCGCGCTTTCGCGATTTACGATGTGCACGCGGGGGCGGATGGTCAGCCCGAATCGATCGATTTGGTCTATCTGCGCAAAGGTGCGTTGACGCTTCCTTTGTCGGAAGCACCCGTGGGAACGATGGTCACCGTTTGGGGGCCATTGGGGAACGGGTTTGATGATCGTTCGTGCGATCGTTTGATCATGGCCGTTGGCGGGATCGGTCAAACGCCGATGTTGGCCGCCGGGCGTGATGCGATGCAGAAGGGTTGGGCAAAGAATGTCGAGCTGATCTACGGGGCACGCCGCGCGTCGTTGCTGGCGGGTGTCGACGATTTTCGTGCTTCGGGTTTTCAGGTGACGACTTGCACGGACGATGGTTCCGAAGGCCGAGCGGCTCGCGTGCCCGACGTTCTGTCCGATCGGTTGAAGGAAGTGCGAGCCACGTCGCCGGATGAGACCGTTCGAGTGATCACGTGTGGTCCCGAAATCATGATGGAAAAGTCAGCCGAGGTTTGCCAGGAACTCGGAGTGGATTGCCAAGTCTCGATGGAAACCCCGATGGCATGCGGGATCGGGATTTGTTTTTCCTGCGTCGCGAAAGTCAAGCAAGACGATGGCGAATGGGATTACAAACGCACGTGTGTGGAAGGCCCGATCTTCGACGCGTGCAAGATCGTTTGGGATTGA